A genomic window from Triticum urartu cultivar G1812 chromosome 7, Tu2.1, whole genome shotgun sequence includes:
- the LOC125518544 gene encoding transport inhibitor response 1-like protein: MGRPFGVALISHFLLLRYYPFFPPTLHDSSPSRRSPKRSAAPPQPRERPPAAPLALLGLPLVPLPRHRPPLAPLFPHQPSLALLRSPLTLLRPPLALLLAQGSQFFSACPNPHLHPSPIPQPPPPPPPIPSPPPSSSSPASGMSGAAEEADSPPTHMSEDSSPGSSSSSGGRRTPDLRGGDNGGGPRSSSSAPPDQVLDNVLESVLEFLTAARDRNAASLVCRSWYRAEAQTRRELFIGNCYAVDPRRAVQRFRAVAAVVLKGKPRFADFSLLPDGWGANVKPWLEALGPAYPCLERICLKRMTVTDDDLGLVARSFPGFKELSLVCCDGFSTLGLAVIAERCRHLRVLDLIEDYVDQEDEAVDWISKFPVSNTSLESLMFDCVAVPFNFEALEALVARSPSLRRLRVNHYVSVEQLRRLMARAPQLTHLGTGAFRPEAPQGGGMSVSELAPSFAASTSIVCLSGFQEVNPEYLPAIYPVCGNLTSLNVSFASLTAEDLTPVIRQCHKLQTFWVLDTVGDEGLRAVAETCSDLRELRVFPLDATEDSDGSVSDVGLQAISEGCRKLESILYFCQRMTNAAVVAMSNNCPDLVVFRLCIMGRHRPDRITGEPMDDGFGAIVKNCKKLTRLSVSGLLTDTAFAYIGQYGKLIKTLSLAFSGNSDLSLQFLFEGCTRLQKLEVRDSPFSDRGLLCGLDYFYNMRFLWMNSCRLTMRGCREVAQRMPNLVVEVMEEQNEDKVETETVDKLYLYRSLAGPRGDAPPLVKIL, translated from the exons ATGGGTCGGCCCTTTGGAGTTGCTCTTATATCTCACTTCTTACTTCTTAGGTACT ATCCCTTCTTCCCACCCACCTTGCACGACTCCTCCCCATCGCGCCGCTCGCCCAAGCGCAGCGCCGCGCCACCGCAACCCCGGGAGCGCCCTCCTGCGGCCCCGCTCGCCCTCCTCGGGTTGCCGCTCGTGCCGCTCCCTCGTCACCGGCCGCCGCTCGCGCCTCTCTTTCCTCACCAGCcgtcgctcgccctcctccggtcgCCGCTCACCCTCCTCCGGCCGCCGCTCGCCCTCCTCCTTGCTCAG GGTAGCCAATTCTTCAGCGCTTG CCCCAACCCCCACCTCCACCCCTCTCCGATCCCCCaaccaccgccaccaccgcctCCGATCCCATCCccacccccctcctcctcctcccccgccTCCGGCATGagcggggcggcggaggaggcggaCTCGCCGCCGACGCACATGTCCGAGGACTCCTCCCcgggctcctcctcctcctccggcggcAGGCGGACGCCGGATCTGAGGGGCGGCGACAACGGCGGCGGcccgcgctcctcctcctcggcccCGCCCGACCAGGTCCTGGACAACGTGCTGGAGAGCGTGCTGGAGTTCCTCACGGCGGCCCGCGACCGCAACGCCGCCTCGCTCGTCTGCCGCTCCTGGTACCGCGCCGAGGCGCAGACGCGCCGCGAGCTCTTCATCGGCAACTGCTACGCCGTCGACCCGCGCCGCGCCGTCCAGCGCTtccgcgccgtcgccgccgtcgtGCTCAAGGGCAAGCCGCGCTTCGCCGACTTCAGCCTCCTCCCCGACGGCTGGGGCGCCAACGTCAAGCCCTGGCTCGAGGCGCTCGGCCCCGCCTACCCGTGCCTCGAGCGCATCTGCCTCAAGCGCATGACCGTCACCGACGACGACCTCGGCCTCGTCGCGCGCTCCTTCCCGGGCTTCAAGGAGCTCTCCCTCGTCTGCTGCGACGGCTTCAGCACCCTCGGCCTCGCCGTCATCGCCGAGCGTTGCCG GCACCTGAGGGTTCTGGATCTGATCGAGGACTATGTGGATCAGGAGGACGAAGCAGTGGACTGGATCTCCAAGTTCCCAGTGTCAAACACATCCCTAGAATCCCTCATGTTTGACTGCGTTGCTGTCCCATTCAACTTTGAGGCCCTAGAGGCCCTTGTGGCACGCTCACCCTCTCTTCGCCGGCTGCGTGTGAACCACTACGTTTCGGTGGAGCAGCTACGCCGTCTCATGGCACGGGCTCCGCAGCTCACACACCTTGGCACTGGGGCCTTTCGTCCTGAGGCTCCACAAGGTGGAGGCATGTCGGTGTCTGAACTCGCACCCTCTTTTGCAGCCTCAACGTCTATAGTCTGCCTCTCTGGGTTTCAGGAGGTCAACCCTGAATACCTTCCAGCAATCTACCCAGTGTGTGGTAATCTCACCTCCCTTAACGTTAGCTTCGCGAGCCTAACTGCTGAGGATCTGACACCAGTCATTCGCCAATGCCACAAACTTCAGACATTCTGG GTTCTTGATACTGTGGGTGATGAAGGCCTCAGGGCTGTGGCTGAGACATGCTCTGATCTTCGTGAGCTGCGAGTATTTCCGCTGGATGCCACCGAAGACTCTGATGGGTCTGTGTCAGATGTTGGGCTTCAGGCTATATCCGAAGGTTGCCGAAAGCTTGAATCCATACTTTACTTTTGCCAGCGGATGACAAATGCTGCGGTCGTAGCTATGTCCAATAACTGCCCTGACCTTGTGGTATTCCGTCTTTGCATCATGGGTCGCCACCGCCCTGATCGTATTACTGGGGAGCCCATGGATGACGGCTTCGGCGCGATAGTGAAGAACTGCAAGAAACTTACTAGGCTCTCAGTCTCTGGCCTGCTCACTGATACGGCATTTGCATACATTGGGCAATATGGCAAACTAATAAAGACTTTGTCTCTTGCCTTCTCGGGGAACAGTGACCTGTCGCTTCAGTTTTTGTTCGAGGGATGCACTCGGTTACAGAAGCTTGAGGTCAGAGATAGCCCATTCAGTGATAGGGGACTGCTTTGTGGTTTGGATTATTTCTACAACATGAGGTTCCTGTGGATGAATTCATGCAGGCTAACCATGAGGGGTTGTAGAGAGGTAGCTCAGCGGATGCCTAACTTGGTTGTTGAAGTAATGGAGGAGCAAAATGAGGATAAGGTGGAAACAGAGACTGTTGATAAGTTGTACCTGTACCGCTCACTAGCAGGGCCAAGGGGTGATGCACCGCCATTGGTGAAAATTTTGTAG